In a genomic window of Bicyclus anynana chromosome 5, ilBicAnyn1.1, whole genome shotgun sequence:
- the LOC112052146 gene encoding UPF0545 protein C22orf39 homolog — MSKDNEKQQSVTNENVKVPEVKEQATKADEPPQSIEPEDKWLIRDCEVYKDEYKECTSFRGRFHQYFIYGDTLDCNQWKKDYNNCCKWTDDKDLKAAEAVINSEKNRRLERLKSHYQNDTWTKRDGPPPDWEQPLPDWMVKRDENTYLAHKAKEMKEGKEDESITSYCSIM; from the exons atgtctaAAGATAATGAGAAACAACAGTCAGTAACTAATGAAAATGTCAAAGTTCCTGAGGTTAAAGAGCAAGCTACAAAAGCAGATGAACCACCTCAATCAATTGAACCAGAGGACAAATGGCTG ATAAGAGACTGTGAGGTGTATAAAGATGAATACAAGGAGTGCACAAGTTTCAGAGGAAGATTCCACCAGTACTTTATATATGGCGATACATTAGACTGTAACCAGTGGAAGAAGGACTACAATAACTGCTgcaagtggactgacgataaAGATCTGAAGGCAGCT GAAGCAGTAATCAACAGTGAAAAAAACCGGCGACTTGAGAGATTAAAATCACATTATCAAAATGATACATGGACTAAAAGAGATGGACCGCCTCCAGACTGGGAACAACCATTGCCAGATTGGATGGTGAAGAGAGACGAGAACACATACTTAGCACATAAAGCCAAAGAAATGAAGGAAGGCAAGGAAGATGAAAGTATTACAAGCTATTGCTCAATTATGTAG
- the LOC112052144 gene encoding peroxisomal targeting signal 1 receptor: MSLNKLVGGDCGGNNSLVQLTNIVSRDASSAHSLSQSDRFVNEFMAQNSQVPQTFNMNALLNNIPEVEKPMAKPVQAPMTSVSPYSSQQYAPWLAGPSSSFMPAPMMPFQMPYQHMQKPIAPSNVQIQYVSESELQQTSVQSKAQEYVNSVKEDDELAYNQFMSFMKKISAGEMHFGETLEAEQRQANKDKIVEEMAEKYKDEWAKLSNVNDYWNTEAANGIAKEYTFTEGNVMLENKSALEIGKERLKMGDVPGAVLCFEAAAQQQPDLAEAWFLLGTTQAENEQDPLAITALKKSLELDPRQLEGYITLAAAYTNENLDKYAYITLTDWLKASPKYSDLIPQDINPQNMNLKELEAYVTSLYLKAVQLNPSEVDPDVQNALGVIFNINHQYDKAVDCFKAALMVSSDNAKLWNRLGATLANSDRSEEAVNAYHEALNLEPGFIRARYNVGITCMNLKAYKEAAQHFLVALNQQLKAKGMFPNDSSVDNSSSTIWTTLRMVCSYMGEHDVAKLVDERNLSELNKFFEDS; encoded by the coding sequence ATGTCGTTAAATAAACTCGTCGGCGGTGACTGCGGAGGAAATAACTCCCTAGTTCAGTTAACTAATATTGTGAGCCGTGATGCTTCCAGCGCACACTCATTATCTCAGTCGGATAGATTTGTTAACGAATTCATGGCACAGAATTCTCAGGTTCCCCAAACATTTAATATGAACGCCTTGCTTAATAACATACCTGAGGTAGAAAAACCTATGGCTAAGCCTGTCCAAGCGCCCATGACAAGTGTGTCACCTTacagttctcagcaatacgcgCCCTGGTTAGCAGGACCTTCTTCTTCCTTTATGCCAGCTCCTATGATGCCATTTCAAATGCCATATCAACATATGCAGAAACCCATAGCACCGTCCAATGTACAAATACAATATGTTAGTGAATCTGAACTACAACAAACCTCAGTTCAGTCTAAAGCTCAAGAGTATGTCAACAGTGTTAAGGAGGATGATGAACTGGCTTATAATCAGTTTATGTCcttcatgaaaaaaataagcGCAGGAGAAATGCACTTTGGAGAGACATTAGAAGCAGAACAGAGACAAgcaaataaagataaaatagtAGAAGAAATGGCAGAGAAATACAAAGATGAATGGGCTAAATTGAGCAATGTAAATGATTATTGGAACACTGAAGCCGCAAATGGAATAGCCAAGGAATACACTTTCACTGAGGGCAATGTTATGTTGGAAAATAAAAGTGCTCTAGAAATAGGTAAAGAGAGACTGAAGATGGGCGATGTGCCGGGAGCAGTCCTATGCTTTGAGGCAGCAGCACAACAGCAACCAGACTTGGCTGAAGCATGGTTCCTATTGGGAACCACACAGGCAGAGAATGAGCAAGATCCATTGGCAATAACTgctctaaaaaaatctttagaatTGGATCCTAGACAACTAGAAGGCTACATTACATTAGCGGCTGCTTACACTAATGAAAATTTAGATAAATATGCATACATAACATTAACAGACTGGCTAAAGGCAAGTCCAAAATATAGTGACTTAATTCCACAAGATATAAATCCTCAGAACATGAACCTAAAGGAATTAGAGGCATATGTGACATCCTTGTACTTAAAAGCAGTACAGTTAAATCCTTCAGAAGTTGACCCTGATGTCCAAAATGCACTTGGTgttatatttaacataaatcacCAATATGACAAGGCAGTGGATTGTTTTAAGGCAGCACTAATGGTGTCATCTGATAATGCTAAATTGTGGAACAGACTTGGTGCTACATTAGCTAACAGTGACAGGTCAGAAGAAGCAGTAAATGCATATCACGAAGCTTTGAATTTAGAGCCCGGCTTCATTAGAGCTAGATACAATGTGGGCATTACTTGTATGAACTTAAAAGCTTATAAAGAAGCAGCACAACATTTTCTAGTGGCATTAAACCAACAATTAAAGGCCAAAGGAATGTTTCCCAATGACTCCTCAGTTGACAATAGTTCTTCAACCATTTGGACAACCCTCAGAATGGTTTGCTCTTATATGGGTGAACATGATGTTGCGAAGTTAGTTGATGAAAGAAATTTATCAGAACTCAATAAATTCTTCGAAGATTCATAA